The following is a genomic window from Antechinus flavipes isolate AdamAnt ecotype Samford, QLD, Australia chromosome 3, AdamAnt_v2, whole genome shotgun sequence.
GCTAATTATGCACGGTGGCTGTGGTCGGGCGGCCGATTGTGTGTCCTGCAGCTGCGAGGGCGGCCGCGGAGCTGGGAGGGGACGAAGAAAAAGGCAGCCCGCCCGTCGCCGCCCCGAAACCTCCTCCCCCCACTCTCCCGGGCCGCTCGCATTGTCTCCGGCCTCCCGGCCCCGCGCACCTGGCTCCGGGGCCCCGCCGGCCGGCACAGCGGGCACCGGGGACCCCTCGGGCCACTTCAGACACCCGAGCGCCGGGGGCTGGGGGGGGGCATCCTGGAAACTCCGGCCGGAGGGGGCGCGCTGGACAGAGGGGGCAAAGGACTCGGGTTCGAGTCTATCCTCAGTTCCGTGCAGACTGCGTGATGGTGGGCCAGTCACTTCCCCACTCTGGGCCTccgatttctgttttgtttttaatctgtaaaatggatgagACTAAGTAGTGTCTAACTGTTCTAAGTGCCCACCCAATTTTAACTTTCTGTATTCTAAAACCCTCCCAaatctgacatcctgggttctaagggccctcccagatcTGACATCGTGGGTTCTATGGCTCCCTGAGTAGACGCTAACCCTGAAAATGTCTGCCTAAAACCATTGGCTTTGGAGTCCataaacctggattcaaatcccagctctcccACTTAGTGTCTGAGTGACCTTGGATAAGGCATTTCTACTCTCTGGTCCGAAGCccagtcatctgtaaaataagaagcaGGGCCTAGATGACTTCTTAGTTTCCtactaattctaaatctataattccagTTTCCTGTGACCTGCAGGTCATGGAGCCACATAAAGGGCTCAGATTAAAAACTGGAGGAGAGGCTGTCCGATGCCATctattcagtcagtcaataaacatgttattaaatgttttatatatatatatatttccagcaCTCAAGAAGCTCAGTCCAAAGGGGGTGAAAGCATGCCAGTAACATTATACAAATAAgctgccaaggtcacacagcaagcatgagaaacaaaatttgaactcagatttatgactccattttatagaagagaaaaatgaggatcAGAAAGGCTGTGATTTGCCCATTTGAACCAGGCATTTGAACCAGGTTATCCTGACTCCCCACCCAGTCTACAATCTCCTAAAGCACATGGATCTGCCAGagggatcaatttttttttaaataccagaaACTTGTGAAGTCCAACTACTCAAACATCTAGGGATCTGAATCACTGGAAGAAGTTTTGTCCACCCATTCCTGAAGAACCTGGTCGTGAAGGAAGgccctttaaagtttacaaagtcaTTTCCTTACAAAGACTCCAAGGCAAAACCCACGagtattatctttgttttaagaagtagggaaattgaggcccagagaaataaagtgatcTTTACTTCTAAGTAAATTGGGTTCTTAATCCTGGACTCCTGAACTCTAACTAGGGTCAtgatttagtaataataataatacactaACTCCTCTTTACACAATGTATTCACACATCTGGCATCTCACTGGCACAGTCATATGGTATATTCAAAAAAACCCTAGCCAGCTACAGGGatacaatgaaaaataacaaaattctaaCAGTTCCCAGGGATTCTTTTTTGTCTACACTTGTGATATCCCTGGTGGAGAGAAACGAATTCTACTAACTGTCCTGTAACTTAAAATTTTAGACAGCTGCCTAGAATGTAAGGTTAGGTTACATATCCAAGGAGTCTCAGTCAACAGATGGCAGAGTCCTGGCTAACTCCTCAGCTTCTGAAAAAGCTCCTTGAGAGGAAGAAGCTCACCTTTTGAGCAGAtaagtgatacagtgaatagaaagactggtccTGGGTCTGGgtgcaaattcagcctcaaacacacttaatagctgtgagattcaggacaaatcatttaaccttgattGAGAGAGAAATTAGGGAATAGCTAGAttaagaaggggagagaaagagagagacaaagaaaggagagacagaaagacagacagagagaaacagagacagatagagagagacagacacactgagaagagacagacatagagagagacaaggagagagaaatagagaaacacagaagaaagacagacaaacagagacagactgacagagagagacagagaagaaggaagggagagaaggaagagaaagggggtgggtagaggagagacagagggagagacagagaaagcctTTCCCCATTCCCTAAATCTTGGTGCTTTCCCCCTGTGGAGATAATAGGAAATATTatctatcttgtttgtatatagttgtttgcatggtATCTTTCCTCCAcatcccaacacacacacacacacacacacacacacacacacacacacacacacacacacacaaaaccttaaactgtgaattccttgagaggaGAATTGTCTTTTgtcctttgtattctcagcacttagtacagtgcctggcatacactAGGTGACAAATAAATGCTTAGACTCTTAAAGAACCAGCATATACTTTTTATACAaaccagactttttttttggagggggaggagaCATTCAGGATTATGTGTGCCATGTTTAAGGGAGGGAAAGGCTTCCCAGAGCAGGGATTTTATCTTGCTTGAAAGTGAGAGCGAcaattttggaatcagaaagacttcttGGTTCAAGATTTATCTCTGACAGACTTGTCGGACCTGTGATCCCACACTCCTCACTGCTTCTCCCCTAAATAGTGTGATGAAAGCAACTTGAAGaagtggagggggagggaggaattgagCAAGGGGCTCCAACAGTGCCAGAGCTAAGCCTTGAAGGGGACTAAAGGAAGAGGGGAGCAGCAAGAGCATAGGAGGACACAGCTTGGGCAAAAACACAGAGGTAAGAGATGAGTTGCCTTTTAGAGAAACAGCAAATAGGACAGTTTGGCTAGAGAAAATTTATGAACGTACTTATCCAGGAAAATCATTTCATCGGATGCAGTGCTATTGAGAAAGGAATGTATGGAGttagaggatttgagttcaaatcatgtTTATTTCTTATTCCCTCAGTAACCTGGAGTCACCTCATTTCGttaaggcctcagtttcctcatatgtaaaatatggcAGTTGGACTTCAATGACCTCTGAGGCTCCTCTCGGTTCTGATTCCTATGATCTTGATACTGCCCTGAGTCTGTATATTGGGAATGATAGTTCTTCAAAGAAAACCCTAAGGATTAATGACTACACACACAATGGActtaattaaaatataactgtCAATTTTACATCTTTTTAGGCCGTGGGGTTAGAACAGGGTAAGCAAAATGCAATGGAAAGAGTCCTGTCTCTGGAACCAACCAATGgagaaacatttataaagtacctccaatgtgccagacattgtactaaatgttggagatacaaagaaataaagtttgTGAAGGTGAGACCCCTGGAATCTGACCTAAATCAGTGAGCCAAAACACTGGGTACAATAAAGAGGCAACCTCTTAAACGATCTATCATTCtccaatttccccccctcccccaaccaaaTCCATTTTGCATCTGGCCTGAATAATTGTTCTAAAACATTATTGTAACCAAGTTGCTTCCCAGCTCAAGAATTATCAATGACTCCCTATTGTCTATAGGGTAGAATTCCAATTCCTTAAGTACTTACTGCTTGTCAGTGCCACCTGctagatatataaaaaagaggcaaaagatgtctcagacttcaaagaatttataatctgatGGGGTATTCAACAAgcaacacatatatacaaaacaaggtAAGTACAAGATGGataggaaataaataacagaGGGTAGAATtaaactagaattaaaagggtttgggaaaggcttcctaaaaAAGAAGAGATCTTAGTcgggacttaaaagaagccagagagATCAATAGACATGGAGGTAGAAGATGGATGCAAGCAGGGAGGAACAGTTGGAGAAAATGCTTGGAATGGAGAGATGGAGTTGAGGATTCAGCTCTGGGCTCTGCCTTTTACTATGCTCGTGACTGCGTTATCCCCTTGAGCTAATGGTCTCAGACCCCCTTCCCAGCCCAAGTGTAGATCCCAGGCGCTAGCTAGAGCAGAAGCCAGATGGCCATTCCAGAGGTCAAAAATATGATCCACGACTGTTTCAGGATCTGTAATGATATTCCCGTTGTGGGCTCCAGAAGGGTGAGCAGAGCTCACCCCCGGACCGCCAACAGTTTGCAGGAAGCATCTCTTACCCGGGGTCCTGCTTGTCTCATCTCCCCACCAAGCCCCACTCCTTGCACACCTCGGCTGGCATCGTGCCCCCAGAGCCCTGGCAGGGGGCACTCTTGGCCAGCCCTAGCTGTTTCCTGTTTGGCTGGTAAATTATATTCTCTGGCAGGCTCACTTTCCCTGAGCCCTCCCCCACCCGGCGGACCCTGGGAGTCTGGAGCCAGGGCAGAATCCAGTCCAAGCCCAGGGAGACGCCAAGCATTGTCTCAGAAggccttttcttcccttctcctggcTCCGGGTCATCATCACTTGAAGGTTTCCAAAGCATTTGTCTCATAGCAACCCAGTGAGATATGGTACAGTATAAGTATTATTTTCAACAtattacagatgggaaaattgaggttcagTGACCAAAGTGACCTATCTCTAGGGTTGTTTCTAATGTTAAATTCTATGGCCTTATAAGGTACATAAATGGACTTAAAATTttattgcttaaatttttttcatcaccCCAGGGATCTTCCAGGTAGGCCCTTTCTAGACCAGCTCAGCTCAGCTCTGGAACTCCCTGAATGGTACCATACTATTCCAATTGGTAAGTGTTTCACATAGCCTGCTATATTTAGCCAGCCCAGCCATGCTTCACTTTACACCCGGGCCTTCTTCTAGCCTGCCATTTGCTCGTGCCCTTTCTGACCCCACTCCATCCCCCTTTCCAGCTCTGGAACCATAAGCAAGTGAATTCTTCCATTCCCACTGGAAAAGATGTGTCAGCCTACTCCCCTGTGGCCCACTCGGTTTCCATACCAAAATACTCCACCCTGACCACCATTGCCCTGTATGTGTTGTCTTTCCTTATTAGAATGACCTTCTTGAGTTCAGATACTGTCTTGCTTTGGGCTTTTTATTCCCAGGGTATAGCACTGTACTTGTGTAATACAAATaccttttaaatgcttttttattcattcattcattcaactatatctatatctacatctatctatccacATTGTATCTCTATATTCTTTTGCTACCCAGAGAGTCGTCCCTTATTATAAAGATTAAGATGGTCAAgcagtcagcaaatatttatttactctAGGTTATATAggtacaatcatttttaataacaatagtttttttttatttttcaaaatacatacaaagatagttttcacattCACCCTtatgaaaccttgtgttccaaatttttctcccttcctctccacttcctccctcttccctcaatagcaagtaatccaatataggttaaacatgtgtaattctcctaaacatatttccacatttatcatgctgcataataaaaatcagatcaaaaggagagaaatgagggaaaaaaacaagccagcaaacaacaacaacatcaaaaaaggtgaaaatactttgttgtgctccagattcagttcccatagtcctctcccttggatgtagatggctctctccatcaaagtctattggaactggtctgaatcccctcattgttgaaaagagccaagtccatcagagttgaacatcacataatcttcttgttgccatgtataatgttctcttgattatactcacttcac
Proteins encoded in this region:
- the LOC127555715 gene encoding translation initiation factor IF-2-like; translated protein: MPWDKRLKTKQKSEAQSGEVTGPPSRSLHGTEDRLEPESFAPSVQRAPSGRSFQDAPPQPPALGCLKWPEGSPVPAVPAGGAPEPGARGREAGDNASGPGEWGEEVSGRRRAGCLFLRPLPAPRPPSQLQDTQSAARPQPPCIISRGEGAPFTGLRSPHPPAPGTPCPTKAAFFGAEDEIYRPAKTPFPDLAINDGIAWQLGNSPQTQDHGLARDRIISF